Proteins from a genomic interval of Synechococcus sp. A15-28:
- a CDS encoding 4-hydroxy-3-methylbut-2-enyl diphosphate reductase: protein MDTHAFKRSLHHSERYNRRGFGRAEEVAESLEQAYQSGLIGTIRDNGYKLSHGRLTVRLAEAFGFCWGVERAVAMAYETRKHYPAERLWITNEIIHNPSVNDHLREMDVQFIPVEQGVKDFSGVTSGDVVILPAFGATVQEMQLLNERGCHIVDTTCPWVSKVWTTVEKHKKHTITSIIHGKVKHEETLATSSFAGTYLVVLDMEEAQIVADYILGKGDRDAFMQRFSAACSPGFDPDRDLSRLGVANQTTMLKSETEEIGRLFERTMLSKYGPADLNDHFVAFNTICDATQERQDAMFSLVDEPLDLMVVIGGFNSSNTTHLQEIAVSRGIRSFHIDTPDRLDAGANAIEHKPLTEELRREADFLPAGPVTVGITSGASTPDRAVEEVIEKLMRLSER from the coding sequence ATGGACACCCACGCCTTCAAGCGCTCCCTGCACCACTCCGAGCGCTACAACCGGCGGGGCTTCGGACGGGCTGAGGAGGTGGCTGAAAGCCTTGAGCAGGCCTATCAGAGCGGCTTGATCGGCACCATCCGAGACAACGGCTACAAGCTCAGTCATGGCCGGCTCACGGTTCGTCTGGCCGAGGCCTTCGGCTTCTGCTGGGGGGTGGAACGCGCCGTGGCCATGGCCTACGAGACCCGCAAGCACTACCCGGCGGAGCGCCTTTGGATCACTAACGAGATCATCCACAACCCCTCCGTGAACGACCATCTGCGCGAGATGGATGTTCAGTTCATTCCCGTTGAACAAGGCGTCAAGGATTTCTCTGGCGTCACCTCCGGTGATGTGGTGATCCTTCCCGCCTTCGGCGCCACCGTTCAGGAGATGCAGCTGCTCAATGAACGGGGCTGCCACATCGTGGACACCACCTGCCCCTGGGTCTCCAAGGTGTGGACCACGGTGGAGAAGCACAAGAAGCACACGATCACCTCGATCATCCACGGCAAGGTGAAGCACGAGGAAACCCTCGCCACCAGCTCTTTTGCCGGGACCTACCTCGTGGTTCTGGACATGGAGGAAGCCCAGATCGTGGCGGACTACATCCTTGGCAAAGGCGACCGTGACGCCTTCATGCAGCGCTTTTCGGCCGCCTGCTCCCCTGGCTTCGACCCGGACCGCGATCTGTCGCGCCTGGGCGTGGCCAACCAGACCACGATGCTCAAGAGCGAAACCGAAGAGATCGGTCGCCTGTTTGAACGCACGATGCTGAGCAAGTACGGCCCAGCCGACCTCAACGACCATTTCGTGGCCTTCAACACCATCTGCGATGCCACCCAGGAGCGTCAGGACGCGATGTTCTCCCTCGTGGACGAACCTTTGGATCTGATGGTGGTGATCGGCGGTTTCAACTCCTCCAATACCACACACCTGCAGGAGATCGCCGTCAGCCGCGGGATTCGCTCGTTTCACATCGACACACCGGATCGCCTTGATGCCGGGGCCAATGCGATCGAGCACAAGCCCCTGACCGAGGAACTTCGTCGCGAGGCCGATTTTCTGCCGGCAGGTCCAGTCACCGTTGGCATCACCTCTGGCGCCTCCACACCGGACCGGGCCGTTGAAGAGGTGATCGAAAAACTGATGCGGCTCAGCGAAAGGTGA
- the amt gene encoding ammonium transporter, which produces MTTAFQAPPERRRKTLQEANLLEAPLMLIKSIRGFSSNRAMTWLACAPLALMGLGIFTLSAKAEELPDLNAAFLANNLWLLVATILVIFMNAGFAMVEAGMCRQKNAVNILAKNLFVFALAVTAYWFVGYSFMYGDAAIDGWLYFGGLFFDPTVTAETISDAGLVPTVDFLFQAAFAGTAATIVSGLVAERIKFGEFVIFALVLTAFIYPVAGSWEWNGGWLNSVGSVEFIDFAGSSIVHSVGAWAGLVGAALLGPRIGKYVGGKVQAIPGHNMSIATLGALILWIGWYGFNPGSQLAMDQWVPYVAVTTTLGAAGGAIGATVISTITSKKPDLTMIINGILAGLVSVTAGCGNLTLAGSWFAGLVGGIIVVFSVAALDASGIDDPVGAFSVHGVCGVWGTLVIGLWGFDVQGDGSPLGLLVGGGIEQLGIQALGTAAYAIWTVVTCFIAWQIIGALFGGIRVTEQEETEGLDIGEHGMEAYAGFSTTNN; this is translated from the coding sequence ATGACAACTGCATTCCAGGCGCCTCCCGAGAGGCGCCGCAAAACTTTGCAGGAGGCCAACCTCCTGGAAGCTCCCCTGATGCTGATCAAGAGCATCCGGGGCTTCAGTTCCAACCGCGCCATGACCTGGCTCGCCTGCGCGCCCCTGGCGCTCATGGGCCTGGGCATCTTCACGCTGTCGGCCAAGGCCGAAGAGCTGCCGGACCTCAACGCAGCCTTCCTCGCCAACAACCTCTGGCTTCTGGTGGCCACCATCCTGGTGATCTTTATGAACGCCGGCTTCGCCATGGTGGAAGCGGGCATGTGCCGGCAGAAGAATGCCGTCAATATCCTTGCCAAGAACCTGTTTGTGTTCGCCCTCGCGGTGACCGCCTACTGGTTTGTCGGCTACTCCTTCATGTACGGCGATGCCGCCATTGATGGATGGCTGTACTTCGGCGGGCTTTTCTTTGATCCAACCGTCACCGCTGAGACCATCAGCGACGCCGGCCTGGTCCCCACCGTTGATTTCCTGTTCCAGGCGGCCTTTGCGGGCACTGCCGCAACGATCGTGTCCGGACTGGTGGCCGAGCGGATCAAGTTCGGCGAATTCGTGATCTTCGCCCTGGTGCTCACCGCATTCATCTATCCCGTTGCTGGCAGCTGGGAATGGAACGGTGGATGGCTCAACAGCGTTGGCAGCGTCGAATTCATTGATTTCGCCGGTTCGTCGATCGTGCACTCCGTCGGCGCCTGGGCTGGCCTGGTGGGTGCTGCCCTGCTCGGACCCCGCATCGGCAAGTACGTCGGCGGCAAGGTTCAGGCCATCCCCGGCCACAACATGTCCATCGCCACCCTCGGCGCTCTGATCCTCTGGATCGGCTGGTATGGCTTCAACCCCGGTTCCCAGCTGGCCATGGACCAATGGGTTCCCTATGTGGCCGTGACCACCACCCTGGGCGCTGCAGGCGGTGCCATCGGCGCCACCGTGATCTCCACGATCACCTCCAAGAAGCCTGACCTGACCATGATCATCAACGGCATCCTGGCCGGTCTGGTGAGCGTGACCGCCGGTTGCGGCAACCTCACCCTGGCGGGATCCTGGTTCGCCGGCCTCGTGGGCGGCATCATCGTCGTCTTCTCCGTGGCCGCTCTGGATGCCTCGGGCATCGACGATCCCGTGGGCGCCTTCTCCGTCCACGGCGTGTGCGGCGTCTGGGGCACCCTGGTGATCGGCCTCTGGGGCTTCGATGTCCAGGGTGATGGCTCCCCCCTCGGCCTGCTGGTCGGTGGCGGCATCGAACAACTCGGCATCCAGGCCCTGGGTACCGCGGCCTACGCCATCTGGACCGTGGTGACCTGTTTCATCGCCTGGCAGATCATCGGTGCACTGTTCGGTGGCATCCGCGTCACCGAGCAGGAAGAGACCGAAGGTCTGGACATCGGCGAGCACGGCATGGAGGCCTACGCCGGCTTCTCCACCACCAACAACTGA
- the sfsA gene encoding DNA/RNA nuclease SfsA: MTGCTTPSDALLSFEALQEGVLIKRYKRFLADVELSSGEVITAHCANTGPMTGVLLPGQRVRLRYAPSPKRKLAWTWEQAEVPGADQEPCWVGINTALPNRLIRATIEAGCLEGQLGPIARIRAEVAYGENKRSRIDLLLTPADSNPDQRPIYLEVKNTTWTDGTTALFPDTVTERGQKHLVELMGVLPDARAVLVPCLSRPDVTVFAPGDSADPRYGELFREALQAGVEVLPCCFRFLPDRILWEGVRPLKQL; the protein is encoded by the coding sequence ATGACCGGCTGCACGACCCCCAGCGACGCCCTGCTCAGCTTCGAAGCGCTCCAAGAAGGCGTGCTGATCAAGCGCTACAAGCGCTTTCTGGCGGATGTGGAACTCAGCAGTGGCGAGGTGATCACCGCCCACTGCGCCAACACCGGCCCGATGACCGGAGTGTTGCTCCCAGGCCAGCGGGTGCGGCTGCGCTATGCACCCTCACCCAAACGCAAGCTCGCCTGGACCTGGGAGCAAGCCGAGGTGCCGGGAGCAGACCAGGAACCGTGCTGGGTGGGCATCAACACAGCGCTGCCCAACCGCTTGATCCGGGCGACGATCGAAGCGGGCTGCCTGGAGGGTCAGCTGGGGCCGATCGCCCGCATCCGCGCCGAGGTGGCCTACGGAGAAAACAAACGCAGCCGCATCGATCTGCTGCTGACCCCGGCCGACTCCAATCCGGATCAACGGCCGATCTATCTCGAGGTGAAAAACACCACCTGGACCGATGGCACCACAGCCCTGTTCCCCGACACGGTGACCGAACGCGGCCAGAAGCATCTGGTGGAACTGATGGGAGTGCTGCCTGACGCCAGGGCAGTGCTTGTGCCCTGCCTGAGCCGCCCGGATGTGACGGTGTTCGCGCCGGGGGACAGCGCTGATCCGCGCTACGGAGAACTGTTCCGCGAAGCACTCCAAGCGGGCGTGGAGGTGCTGCCTTGCTGCTTCCGCTTCCTACCCGATCGAATTCTCTGGGAGGGCGTCAGGCCCTTAAAACAACTTTGA
- the murJ gene encoding murein biosynthesis integral membrane protein MurJ has translation MARSLKGIALVVTLGTLLSKVGGLVRQLVIAAAFGVGAAYDAYNYAYVLPGFLLILLGGINGPFHSAMVSVLSRRPREEGSHILAALNTSVSALLLLVTLLLVLAADPLITLVGPGLSPELHAIATVQLQVMAPMALLAGLIGLGFGSLNAADEFWIPAISPLMSSAALILGVGLLWWQLGSGITLPAAAMSGGVVLALATLVGAVLQWLIQLPALIRQGLARFQLVWDWRHPGVREVWQVMGPATLSSGMLQINVFTDLFFASGIVGAAAGLGYANLLVQTPLGLISNALLVPLLPTFARLTAVEDRPQLVERIRQGLMLSTASMIPLGGLFIALGAPIVALVYERGAFDAAAAQLVTGLLMAYGLGMPVYLGRDVLVRVFYALGDGATPFRFSMAGIGLNVIFDWLLVGGPTPWGNQSPFNFGAPGLVLATVAINALTCLGLTMALHRRLQGLPLRRWGRDVACLSLAGWMAATVAWALQGWLSWPQGVVGLALQIAVPGMFGFLVYGLLGTAYGIPEVQQIAAVVGRRLRRR, from the coding sequence ATGGCGCGTTCACTCAAGGGCATCGCACTGGTGGTGACCCTGGGCACGCTGCTCAGCAAGGTGGGGGGGCTGGTGCGGCAGCTGGTGATCGCGGCCGCCTTCGGTGTGGGCGCCGCCTACGACGCCTACAACTACGCCTATGTGCTGCCGGGGTTTCTGCTGATCCTGCTGGGGGGGATCAATGGCCCCTTCCACAGCGCCATGGTGAGTGTGCTGAGCCGCCGTCCCCGTGAGGAGGGTTCTCACATCCTGGCGGCCCTCAACACCAGTGTGAGTGCCTTGCTTCTTCTGGTCACACTGCTGCTGGTTTTGGCGGCTGATCCCCTGATCACCCTGGTGGGGCCGGGGTTGAGCCCGGAGCTCCATGCCATCGCCACCGTGCAGCTGCAGGTGATGGCACCGATGGCCCTGCTGGCTGGTCTGATCGGCCTTGGCTTCGGATCTCTGAATGCCGCAGATGAGTTCTGGATCCCGGCGATCTCTCCATTGATGTCCAGCGCTGCCCTGATCCTGGGTGTCGGACTGCTCTGGTGGCAGTTGGGAAGTGGAATCACGTTGCCGGCTGCGGCCATGAGCGGCGGCGTGGTGCTGGCGCTGGCCACGCTGGTGGGGGCCGTGTTGCAGTGGCTGATTCAGCTGCCGGCGCTGATCCGTCAGGGACTGGCCCGGTTTCAGCTGGTGTGGGATTGGCGGCACCCGGGCGTGCGGGAGGTGTGGCAGGTGATGGGGCCAGCGACGCTGTCCTCCGGGATGCTGCAGATCAATGTGTTTACCGATCTGTTCTTCGCCTCCGGAATCGTTGGTGCTGCAGCGGGTCTGGGTTACGCCAATCTGCTAGTGCAGACACCGCTGGGGCTGATTTCCAATGCCCTGTTGGTGCCCTTGCTGCCGACCTTTGCCCGTCTCACGGCAGTCGAGGATCGCCCCCAGCTGGTGGAGCGCATTCGCCAGGGGCTGATGCTCTCCACCGCGTCGATGATTCCTCTGGGGGGGCTGTTCATCGCCTTGGGGGCACCGATCGTGGCGCTCGTCTACGAACGCGGTGCGTTCGATGCCGCCGCGGCGCAGCTGGTCACCGGACTGTTGATGGCTTACGGCCTCGGGATGCCGGTGTATCTCGGCCGGGATGTGCTGGTGCGGGTCTTCTACGCCCTTGGTGATGGAGCCACACCGTTTCGGTTCTCGATGGCTGGGATCGGACTCAATGTGATCTTCGACTGGTTGCTGGTGGGTGGACCGACCCCCTGGGGCAACCAGTCACCCTTCAATTTCGGGGCACCAGGGCTGGTGCTGGCCACCGTGGCGATCAATGCCCTCACTTGCCTGGGCCTGACGATGGCCCTGCACCGTCGACTCCAGGGATTGCCCTTGCGCCGCTGGGGGCGCGATGTGGCGTGCCTGAGCCTGGCGGGCTGGATGGCGGCGACTGTGGCCTGGGCTCTGCAGGGTTGGCTCAGCTGGCCCCAGGGAGTGGTGGGTCTGGCCCTGCAGATCGCTGTGCCCGGCATGTTTGGATTTCTCGTGTATGGCCTGTTGGGAACCGCCTACGGCATCCCCGAGGTTCAGCAGATCGCGGCCGTGGTCGGACGCAGGCTCAGGCGTCGATGA
- a CDS encoding cytochrome-c oxidase has product MLIIEVTNAREVMRQRIGRLGERLIGRVVDPEAQVEKALIQELETAFKEFGIEARIVSVEGPQLVGRQQLELPIQVREERDVRVIDA; this is encoded by the coding sequence GTGCTGATCATCGAAGTCACCAACGCCCGCGAGGTGATGCGTCAGCGCATCGGCCGGCTCGGTGAACGGTTGATCGGCCGGGTGGTGGATCCTGAGGCGCAGGTGGAAAAGGCACTGATTCAGGAACTGGAGACGGCGTTCAAGGAGTTCGGGATCGAGGCGCGAATCGTTTCGGTGGAGGGGCCCCAGTTGGTGGGGCGCCAGCAACTCGAACTGCCGATTCAGGTGCGCGAAGAGCGAGACGTACGGGTCATCGACGCCTGA
- a CDS encoding DUF3181 family protein has product MSLPAADLQELQSTLADRLYIQISGWHLYLGDADLAKPLAIECSALVDQGASVAARKALEAVTVPVAGGASQLPLSRLMPPAQLRDLEEILESYCR; this is encoded by the coding sequence ATGTCTCTTCCGGCTGCCGATCTGCAGGAGCTGCAGTCCACCCTGGCTGACCGCCTCTACATCCAGATCTCGGGCTGGCATTTGTATCTGGGCGATGCAGATCTGGCCAAACCCCTGGCGATCGAATGCAGTGCTCTGGTGGATCAAGGAGCGTCGGTGGCCGCCCGCAAAGCCCTGGAGGCTGTCACGGTTCCTGTGGCCGGAGGAGCCAGCCAGCTGCCGCTCTCACGCCTGATGCCTCCGGCGCAGCTTCGTGACCTCGAGGAGATCCTGGAGTCCTACTGCCGATAA
- the glyA gene encoding serine hydroxymethyltransferase codes for MSDSTASSINNGLSTADPAIAALIEKEQQRQETHLELIASENFASRAVMEAQGSVLTNKYAEGLPSKRYYGGCEHVDAIEELAIERAKELFGAAWANVQPHSGAQANFAVFLALLQPGDTIMGLDLSHGGHLTHGSPVNVSGKWFNVVQYGVDRETQRLDMEAIRQLALEHKPKLIVCGFSAYPRTIDFAAFRSIADEVGAFLLADMAHIAGLVAAGVHPSPVPHCDVVTTTTHKTLRGPRGGLILCRDADFAKKFDKAVFPGSQGGPLEHVIAAKAVAFGEALQPAFKAYSLQVVANAAALADRLIARGIDVVSGGTDNHVVLMDLRSVGMTGKVADLLVSDVHITANKNTVPFDPESPFVTSGLRLGTAALTTRGFDVEAFHEVADVIADRLLNPEDDTVQQQCLRRVEALCQRFPLYAVERQPALA; via the coding sequence ATGAGCGATTCCACTGCTTCTTCAATCAACAACGGCCTTTCGACCGCCGATCCCGCGATCGCAGCCCTGATTGAGAAGGAGCAGCAGCGCCAGGAAACCCACCTGGAGCTGATCGCCAGCGAAAATTTCGCCTCACGAGCCGTCATGGAGGCTCAGGGCTCGGTTCTCACCAACAAGTACGCCGAAGGTCTTCCCAGCAAGCGTTACTACGGCGGCTGTGAGCACGTTGATGCCATTGAAGAATTGGCAATCGAGCGGGCCAAGGAACTGTTCGGTGCGGCCTGGGCGAATGTGCAGCCCCACAGCGGTGCTCAGGCCAATTTCGCAGTGTTCCTGGCGCTGCTGCAGCCCGGCGACACGATCATGGGCCTGGATCTTTCCCATGGTGGTCACCTGACCCACGGCTCGCCTGTGAACGTGAGCGGGAAGTGGTTCAACGTTGTTCAGTACGGCGTGGATCGTGAGACCCAGCGGCTGGACATGGAGGCGATCCGGCAGCTGGCCTTGGAGCACAAGCCGAAGCTGATCGTCTGTGGTTTTTCGGCTTACCCCCGCACCATCGATTTCGCTGCCTTCCGCTCCATTGCCGATGAGGTGGGTGCCTTCCTGCTGGCGGATATGGCGCACATCGCTGGCCTGGTGGCGGCTGGCGTCCACCCCAGCCCTGTGCCTCACTGCGATGTGGTGACCACCACCACCCACAAGACCCTGCGGGGTCCTCGTGGTGGTCTGATCCTCTGCCGGGATGCCGACTTCGCCAAGAAATTCGACAAGGCGGTCTTCCCCGGCAGTCAGGGTGGCCCCCTGGAACACGTCATCGCTGCCAAGGCGGTGGCCTTCGGTGAGGCGCTGCAGCCAGCGTTCAAGGCCTACAGCCTGCAGGTGGTGGCGAACGCAGCGGCCCTGGCCGATCGCCTGATCGCCCGGGGGATTGATGTCGTCAGCGGCGGTACCGACAACCACGTCGTTCTGATGGATCTGCGCTCTGTCGGCATGACCGGCAAGGTGGCTGATCTGCTGGTCAGCGATGTCCACATCACCGCCAACAAGAACACGGTGCCCTTCGATCCGGAATCCCCCTTCGTCACCAGTGGTCTGCGTTTGGGGACGGCCGCACTGACCACCCGGGGTTTTGATGTTGAAGCCTTCCACGAGGTGGCGGATGTCATCGCTGACCGTCTGCTGAATCCCGAGGACGATACCGTTCAGCAGCAGTGCCTGCGGCGGGTTGAAGCGCTCTGCCAGCGCTTCCCGCTGTATGCCGTTGAGCGCCAGCCGGCGCTTGCCTGA
- a CDS encoding MraY family glycosyltransferase has translation MSLAASPLVVATLSFGLAAAVTMVLVPIVRSLGLRFELIDQPDPRKQHNAPMVRLGGIAMVAGFGLSLSVIWLLGGFGLLAPARDQLIWSTLAGSLCFFLIGLADDLFDLSPWPRLAGQFAVACVIWSQGVRIGAIDLPWVNASGSAIVLSDSLSLLATVIWLVGITNAINWLDGLDGLAAGVAGIAAVGLISVSFSLHQVAAGFLAAALAGCCLGFLRHNFNPARIFMGDGGSYFLGFTLAAVSIVGPAKGLTTVSLLLPLLILSLPLADMSAVIMGRLREGRSPFHPDRRHLHHRLLRAGFSHRRTVLLIYVFTQWLAALALVVANAEMRFLWLALATAILVATVVISRRQLQMERALTQTSPAPAASVTSCSDRRG, from the coding sequence GTGTCCCTCGCTGCCAGCCCCTTAGTGGTTGCCACGCTGAGTTTCGGGCTGGCCGCCGCGGTCACGATGGTTCTGGTGCCCATCGTGCGTTCCCTGGGACTGCGCTTTGAGCTGATCGATCAGCCTGATCCCCGCAAACAACACAACGCCCCCATGGTCCGCTTGGGTGGGATCGCGATGGTGGCTGGCTTCGGGCTGTCTCTCAGCGTGATCTGGTTGCTGGGTGGATTCGGTCTGCTGGCGCCAGCCCGCGATCAGCTGATCTGGAGCACCCTGGCTGGCTCACTCTGTTTCTTTCTGATCGGTCTTGCCGACGATCTGTTTGATCTCTCCCCCTGGCCCCGGTTGGCGGGTCAGTTCGCTGTGGCCTGCGTGATCTGGAGCCAGGGTGTGCGCATCGGAGCCATCGATCTGCCTTGGGTGAATGCATCCGGCTCAGCGATCGTTCTCAGCGACAGCCTCAGCCTTCTGGCGACGGTGATCTGGTTGGTCGGCATCACCAACGCCATCAACTGGCTGGATGGGCTCGACGGTCTGGCGGCCGGTGTGGCCGGCATTGCCGCCGTTGGCCTGATCTCGGTGAGCTTCTCTCTGCATCAGGTGGCGGCTGGTTTCCTGGCGGCGGCTCTCGCTGGCTGCTGTCTGGGATTCCTGCGCCATAACTTCAACCCGGCCCGCATCTTCATGGGCGATGGCGGTTCCTACTTTCTCGGCTTCACCCTGGCGGCGGTCAGCATCGTCGGCCCCGCCAAGGGGCTCACCACCGTCAGTCTGCTGCTGCCCTTGCTGATCCTGTCTCTGCCGCTGGCCGACATGTCAGCGGTGATCATGGGCCGACTGCGGGAGGGCCGCTCCCCGTTCCATCCCGATCGCCGCCATCTGCATCACCGGTTGCTGCGGGCCGGCTTCAGCCACCGCCGCACGGTATTGCTGATTTATGTCTTCACCCAGTGGCTGGCTGCTTTGGCCCTGGTCGTGGCCAATGCCGAAATGCGCTTTCTCTGGTTGGCCCTGGCCACAGCGATCCTGGTGGCCACTGTGGTGATCAGTCGTCGCCAGCTTCAGATGGAGCGGGCTCTCACGCAGACATCGCCGGCCCCAGCGGCCAGCGTCACGTCTTGCAGCGATCGCCGTGGCTGA
- a CDS encoding competence/damage-inducible protein A: MAEAGVEILCVGSELLLGDILNGNARWIAERLAGLGLPHYRQTVVGDNRQRLAAAAREASGRCRVLITTGGLGPTPDDLTTESLAAAFDTTLEERSELWAEIQAKLSAGGRAVAPSNRRQAFLPRGAAVLPNPLGSAPGMIWSPLPDFTILTFPGVPSEMRAMFETTAEPWLQRHGGATGVFVSRLLRFSGIGESTLAEQVSDLLEGANPTVAPYASLGDVKLRLTACGGSADAAAALLDPVEADLRRRTGQHCYGTDDDSLASVVLELLQRSGQTLSVAESCTGGGLGAALTAVPGSSAVFAGGVIAYSNAVKQQLLDVPASLLERHGAVSDPVVEAMAAGVQQRLGTDWSIAVSGIAGPGGGTEEKPVGLVHLAICGPDGCVASSERFGDRRGREAVQQLTVIRALDRLRRRLLAQS, translated from the coding sequence GTGGCTGAAGCGGGTGTTGAGATTCTCTGTGTCGGCAGTGAACTGCTGCTGGGCGATATCCTCAACGGCAATGCCCGCTGGATTGCCGAGCGGTTGGCGGGCCTCGGTCTGCCCCATTACCGCCAGACCGTGGTGGGCGACAACCGCCAACGGTTGGCCGCGGCAGCCCGGGAAGCCAGTGGTCGTTGTCGGGTTCTGATCACCACCGGTGGTCTTGGTCCCACACCGGACGACCTCACCACCGAGTCCTTGGCCGCGGCATTTGACACGACCCTTGAGGAGCGTTCTGAGCTCTGGGCCGAGATTCAGGCGAAGCTCTCAGCGGGCGGTCGTGCGGTGGCGCCGAGCAATCGACGCCAGGCCTTCCTGCCCCGTGGTGCTGCTGTGCTGCCCAATCCCCTGGGCTCTGCCCCAGGAATGATCTGGTCGCCCTTGCCGGATTTCACGATCCTCACGTTCCCCGGGGTGCCTTCAGAGATGCGGGCGATGTTCGAGACCACGGCTGAGCCCTGGCTGCAACGTCATGGGGGTGCAACAGGGGTGTTCGTGAGCCGTCTGTTGCGCTTCAGCGGCATCGGTGAATCGACCCTGGCTGAGCAGGTGTCGGACCTGCTTGAGGGGGCGAATCCCACGGTGGCGCCCTACGCCTCCCTTGGGGACGTCAAGCTCAGACTCACGGCCTGTGGCGGCTCGGCAGATGCTGCTGCGGCCCTGTTGGATCCGGTGGAGGCCGACCTGCGCCGTCGCACCGGTCAGCATTGCTACGGCACAGACGACGACAGCCTGGCCTCGGTGGTGTTGGAGTTGCTCCAACGGTCTGGGCAGACCCTTTCGGTGGCCGAGTCCTGCACCGGTGGTGGTCTCGGAGCCGCCCTGACGGCTGTTCCAGGCTCATCCGCTGTGTTCGCAGGGGGGGTGATTGCCTACAGCAATGCGGTGAAGCAGCAGCTACTCGATGTGCCCGCCTCTCTGCTTGAGCGCCATGGAGCTGTGTCCGATCCGGTGGTGGAGGCCATGGCTGCGGGGGTGCAGCAACGGCTGGGAACCGATTGGTCCATCGCGGTGAGTGGTATTGCCGGGCCCGGTGGGGGAACCGAGGAGAAGCCCGTCGGGCTGGTGCATCTGGCGATATGTGGCCCGGATGGTTGTGTGGCCAGCTCAGAGCGATTCGGTGACCGGCGAGGGCGCGAGGCCGTTCAGCAGCTCACGGTGATCCGTGCCTTGGATCGCCTCCGACGACGACTGCTGGCTCAGTCGTAG
- the leuC gene encoding 3-isopropylmalate dehydratase large subunit: MSSGTLYDKVWDLHRVAELPGGSTQLFVGLHLIHEVTSPQAFAALRDKGLSVRCPERTVATVDHIVPTTSQNRPFADLLAEEMLSTLERNCADHGITLNGIGSGRQGIVHVIAPELGLTQPGMTVACGDSHTSTHGAFGAIAFGIGTSQVRDVLASQSLAMSKLKVRRIQVNGQLADGVSAKDLILHVIRTLGVKGGVGFAYEFAGPAVEALSMEERMTLCNMAIEGGARCGYVNPDQVTFDYLNGRAGAPSGEAWDRAVTWWRSLVTDADAVVDDEVVFDAATIAPTVTWGITPGQGLGIDECVPGLEQLEPGERPIAEEAYRYMDLQPGTAIAGVPVDVCFIGSCTNGRISDLRAAAAVARGRRVADGIKAFVVPGSEQVAKAAEAEGLDRVFLDAGFEWREPGCSMCLAMNPDRLEGRQISASSSNRNFKGRQGSASGRTLLMSPAMVAAAAVHGQVTDVRTLSLSTSV, translated from the coding sequence TTGAGTTCCGGCACCCTCTACGACAAGGTGTGGGACCTGCATCGGGTGGCGGAGCTCCCCGGCGGATCCACCCAGCTGTTCGTGGGTCTTCATCTGATCCATGAGGTCACCAGCCCTCAGGCGTTTGCAGCACTGCGCGACAAGGGCCTGAGCGTGCGCTGCCCTGAGCGCACCGTGGCCACGGTGGATCACATCGTTCCCACCACCTCCCAGAACCGTCCGTTTGCGGATCTCCTGGCGGAGGAGATGCTCAGCACGTTGGAACGCAACTGCGCCGACCACGGCATCACCCTCAATGGCATTGGCAGCGGCCGCCAGGGCATCGTGCATGTCATCGCTCCGGAACTGGGGCTGACCCAGCCGGGCATGACAGTCGCCTGTGGCGACTCCCACACCTCGACCCATGGAGCCTTCGGCGCGATTGCTTTCGGCATCGGCACCAGTCAGGTGCGTGATGTCCTGGCCAGTCAGAGCCTGGCCATGTCCAAGCTCAAGGTCCGGCGCATTCAGGTGAATGGACAGCTGGCCGATGGCGTTTCCGCCAAGGATCTGATCCTTCACGTGATCCGGACCCTCGGGGTGAAGGGTGGTGTCGGTTTCGCTTACGAGTTCGCTGGCCCCGCGGTGGAGGCGCTGTCGATGGAGGAGCGGATGACCCTCTGCAACATGGCGATCGAGGGCGGAGCCCGTTGCGGTTATGTCAACCCCGATCAAGTCACCTTTGACTACCTCAACGGTCGAGCAGGGGCCCCCTCCGGAGAGGCCTGGGATCGGGCTGTGACCTGGTGGCGCAGCCTGGTGACGGATGCGGACGCCGTGGTGGATGACGAGGTGGTGTTTGATGCGGCCACCATCGCCCCCACCGTGACCTGGGGCATCACGCCGGGGCAGGGGCTGGGCATCGATGAATGTGTTCCGGGGCTTGAGCAGCTGGAGCCCGGTGAGCGGCCCATTGCCGAGGAGGCCTATCGCTACATGGATCTGCAGCCCGGTACCGCAATTGCCGGGGTACCGGTGGATGTCTGCTTCATCGGCAGTTGCACCAACGGCCGCATCAGTGATCTGCGGGCGGCGGCGGCTGTGGCCCGTGGTCGCCGTGTCGCCGATGGCATCAAGGCGTTTGTGGTGCCGGGTTCCGAGCAGGTGGCGAAGGCTGCGGAAGCGGAGGGACTCGATCGCGTGTTTCTGGACGCTGGCTTCGAGTGGCGTGAGCCCGGTTGCTCGATGTGTCTCGCGATGAACCCCGACCGCCTGGAGGGCCGCCAGATCAGTGCCAGCTCCAGCAATCGCAACTTCAAGGGTCGGCAGGGTTCCGCCAGCGGACGCACCCTGTTGATGAGTCCGGCGATGGTGGCAGCTGCTGCCGTTCACGGCCAGGTGACCGATGTCCGCACCCTGTCCCTTTCAACGTCGGTCTGA